One region of Chitinophaga varians genomic DNA includes:
- a CDS encoding cysteine-rich CWC family protein codes for MLKHEIVPCPRCNRAFECRVNSIHRCQCSDVPLTLEERFRISEKYQGCLCENCLRELKAVMQEQPDAPL; via the coding sequence ATGCTGAAACATGAAATTGTCCCCTGCCCTCGCTGCAACCGGGCTTTTGAATGCCGGGTCAACAGTATTCACCGCTGCCAGTGCAGCGATGTACCGCTCACATTGGAAGAACGTTTCAGGATAAGCGAAAAATACCAGGGCTGCCTCTGCGAAAATTGTTTACGCGAGCTGAAGGCTGTCATGCAAGAGCAGCCTGACGCTCCACTATAA
- a CDS encoding LysM peptidoglycan-binding domain-containing protein has protein sequence MVKSILSIALFGLSAGVVKAQDTLLVQGTTPALYISHVVKKGENFYSLSRAYGVPPKEIAAANKITMDQGLQLGHLLHIPLTASNFSQKADASGTPVYHKVTDKETLYRVSVNHNKVPLDNIRQWNNFQGDGLKKDGYIIVGYLKGGNGAVASAPAPAPRKEVVKNEPKEQTPPAEPVTPPATEAPRKEVKKEPEARPVTDAPETTTPAPAPKTAAPVVANGDFEKLYEQQTNGGKKATTEKGPGTWFKSNAVGKYYALHNTAARGTIIKVTNPLNGKAIYAKVLDVIPQMKSNAGLIVKLSDGAMQALGTTDARFYCELSYDN, from the coding sequence ATGGTAAAATCGATTCTATCAATTGCCTTGTTTGGTTTAAGTGCAGGAGTGGTAAAAGCGCAGGACACACTGCTGGTACAGGGTACCACACCGGCTCTTTACATCTCTCACGTTGTTAAAAAAGGAGAGAACTTCTATAGCCTCAGCCGTGCTTATGGCGTGCCCCCCAAAGAAATTGCTGCCGCCAACAAGATAACGATGGATCAGGGTTTGCAGTTAGGACATCTGCTGCATATCCCGCTGACAGCTTCCAATTTCTCCCAGAAAGCGGATGCCAGCGGAACACCGGTGTATCACAAGGTGACCGATAAGGAAACTTTATACCGCGTGAGTGTTAACCACAACAAAGTACCCCTGGACAACATCCGCCAATGGAACAACTTCCAGGGCGATGGACTGAAAAAAGACGGTTACATCATTGTCGGCTACCTGAAAGGCGGTAACGGCGCTGTGGCCTCCGCACCGGCACCGGCACCACGCAAGGAAGTGGTGAAAAACGAACCGAAGGAACAGACACCTCCGGCAGAACCTGTAACACCGCCTGCTACAGAAGCTCCCCGCAAAGAAGTGAAGAAAGAACCCGAAGCACGCCCGGTAACAGACGCGCCGGAAACAACAACACCTGCGCCTGCCCCTAAAACGGCAGCACCGGTGGTAGCTAACGGCGACTTCGAAAAACTGTATGAGCAACAGACCAACGGCGGTAAAAAAGCCACAACAGAGAAAGGCCCCGGCACCTGGTTTAAAAGCAACGCGGTAGGTAAATACTACGCGCTGCATAACACCGCGGCCCGCGGCACTATTATCAAAGTGACCAATCCGCTGAACGGTAAAGCGATCTATGCAAAGGTGCTGGACGTGATCCCGCAAATGAAATCCAACGCCGGCCTCATCGTGAAACTGAGCGATGGCGCTATGCAGGCACTGGGCACTACGGACGCCCGTTTCTATTGTGAACTGAGCTATGATAATTAA
- a CDS encoding acyl-CoA thioesterase has product MAYEEQIEKSVTRIFKAVFPNTVNHYDTLFGGTAMHLMDEVAFITATRFTKMRTVTVSSDRIDFKKPIPHGTIIELVGTVIHVGNTSLKVRVDIYVEQMYLDHREHAICGTFTFVAIDENKKPIPIKVPA; this is encoded by the coding sequence ATGGCATACGAAGAACAGATCGAGAAATCCGTTACACGCATTTTCAAAGCGGTATTTCCTAACACGGTAAACCATTACGACACGCTTTTCGGCGGCACCGCCATGCATCTTATGGACGAAGTGGCCTTTATCACCGCTACCCGTTTTACAAAAATGCGCACCGTCACCGTATCATCAGACAGGATCGATTTCAAAAAACCTATTCCGCATGGCACCATCATTGAATTGGTAGGCACTGTCATTCATGTGGGCAACACCAGCCTGAAAGTAAGGGTGGACATCTATGTGGAGCAAATGTACCTCGATCACCGGGAACATGCTATCTGCGGCACTTTCACCTTTGTAGCGATCGATGAAAATAAAAAGCCGATACCTATTAAAGTACCGGCTTAA
- a CDS encoding methyltransferase RsmF C-terminal domain-like protein has product MSNHLPAALIASLEGLPGFDRAPFEQVHAAAEKITSLRFNPLKVRTAETQENILSALSASDAVQIPWSSAGYYLSQRPSFTFDPYFHAGAYYVQEASSMFLEHAVRTTVDLSRPLKVLDLCAAPGGKSTLLQSLLNEQSMLVANEVIKPRAALLADNLSKWGAANVVVSNNDPRDFSRLPGYFDLIVIDAPCSGSGLFRRDPELIPEWSPENVELCSQRQQRILADVLPALKEDGILIYSTCSFSKEEDEVILDWLADHFELENIALNVPSAWQIVPTVTDKRNCTGYRFYPNRLKGEGFFISCFRKRDMAHTAKRKETKQGVVSAKERELLSSWIQLPDGYSYLPHQDEMLILSPLVATEIAFLQQQLYIRKAGVKAGQPGKKELIPDHQLAMSPMVAAEVPVVDLELKAALQYLRKEDPGIDTPVRGWALMRYGQMPLGWAKILPNRINNYYPKELRILKDISGL; this is encoded by the coding sequence TTGTCCAATCATTTACCCGCAGCACTGATCGCTTCTCTGGAAGGCCTTCCCGGTTTTGACCGGGCGCCGTTTGAGCAGGTGCATGCCGCAGCAGAAAAAATCACTTCCCTGAGATTTAATCCACTGAAAGTACGTACTGCGGAAACGCAGGAAAATATCCTGTCTGCCTTGTCAGCCAGCGATGCTGTGCAGATACCCTGGAGTTCTGCCGGGTATTACCTGTCACAGCGGCCTTCCTTTACGTTCGATCCTTACTTTCATGCCGGCGCGTATTATGTGCAGGAAGCCTCTTCCATGTTCCTCGAACATGCGGTGCGGACAACAGTTGACCTCAGCCGCCCACTGAAGGTGCTGGACCTCTGTGCGGCGCCGGGCGGTAAATCTACCTTGCTGCAATCGTTGCTCAATGAACAAAGCATGCTGGTGGCCAATGAGGTGATCAAGCCAAGAGCGGCTTTGCTGGCGGATAACCTCAGCAAGTGGGGAGCGGCCAATGTGGTGGTGAGCAATAACGACCCGCGCGATTTCAGCCGGCTGCCGGGGTATTTTGATCTGATCGTGATTGATGCGCCCTGTTCCGGTTCCGGCCTTTTCCGCCGCGACCCTGAACTGATACCTGAATGGTCCCCTGAAAATGTGGAGCTATGCAGCCAGCGCCAGCAGCGGATTCTGGCCGATGTGTTGCCTGCACTGAAGGAAGATGGTATACTCATCTATTCGACCTGTTCTTTCTCAAAAGAAGAAGATGAAGTAATACTGGACTGGCTGGCCGATCATTTTGAATTGGAAAATATTGCGCTGAACGTACCGTCAGCATGGCAGATAGTACCAACGGTAACGGATAAACGAAATTGTACCGGTTACCGTTTTTATCCCAACCGGCTGAAAGGCGAAGGCTTTTTTATCAGCTGTTTCCGCAAGCGGGACATGGCGCACACGGCAAAACGCAAAGAGACGAAACAGGGCGTTGTCAGTGCAAAGGAACGGGAGTTGTTATCTTCCTGGATACAGTTGCCCGACGGGTATAGTTACCTGCCCCATCAGGATGAAATGTTGATTTTGTCGCCCCTGGTGGCAACAGAAATCGCATTCTTGCAACAACAGTTGTATATTCGCAAAGCGGGCGTTAAAGCCGGTCAGCCGGGAAAGAAGGAATTGATCCCGGACCACCAGCTGGCCATGAGCCCCATGGTAGCGGCGGAAGTACCGGTGGTGGACCTGGAACTGAAAGCGGCGTTGCAATACCTCCGCAAGGAAGACCCGGGCATCGATACGCCTGTCAGAGGCTGGGCGTTGATGCGCTACGGTCAGATGCCCCTGGGATGGGCCAAAATACTGCCCAACCGCATAAATAATTATTATCCTAAAGAACTCCGTATTTTGAAAGATATCAGCGGGCTGTAA
- a CDS encoding NAD(P) transhydrogenase subunit alpha: MEHILSFFQQHIELIYIVILSIFLGVEVISRVPSVLHTPLMSGANAIHGVVIIGAIIVMGQAEKDNYLALILGFLAVILGTVNVVGGFVVTDRMLEMFKKKKK; the protein is encoded by the coding sequence ATGGAACATATTCTATCTTTTTTTCAACAACATATAGAGCTGATCTATATCGTGATCCTCTCCATTTTCCTTGGCGTGGAGGTGATTTCACGGGTGCCGTCTGTATTGCACACGCCGCTGATGAGCGGCGCCAACGCAATTCATGGCGTGGTGATCATTGGAGCGATCATCGTCATGGGACAGGCAGAGAAAGATAACTACCTCGCGCTGATACTCGGCTTCCTGGCGGTAATTCTCGGTACGGTCAATGTAGTGGGCGGTTTTGTGGTAACAGACCGTATGCTGGAGATGTTCAAAAAGAAAAAGAAATAA
- the fmt gene encoding methionyl-tRNA formyltransferase gives MDKQLRIVFMGTPDFAVASLDILVENGFNIVGVITAPDKPAGRGLQMQESAVKKYAVSKGLPVLQPEKLKNPEFIAQLTALKADLQVVVAFRMLPEIVWNMPPEGTINVHASLLPNYRGAAPINWAIINGEKESGVTTFKLQHEIDTGDILLADKVVIRDDETAGELHDELMHTGARLLLKTVQSIAAGTAKETPQANIAAADIKHAPKIFKETCQINWQDPLDKIYNLVRGLSPYPAAWTTIQDKSMKIYKAHKEAGKPSVAPGEFDTDQKTYVRIAAPDGYLYLDEVQLEGKKRMDISAFLRGYRF, from the coding sequence ATGGACAAACAGCTTCGCATCGTTTTTATGGGGACGCCTGATTTTGCAGTAGCATCCCTCGATATACTGGTAGAGAATGGATTTAATATCGTTGGAGTGATCACAGCGCCCGACAAGCCAGCCGGCAGAGGCCTGCAGATGCAGGAAAGCGCCGTTAAAAAATATGCTGTCAGCAAAGGGTTGCCCGTATTGCAACCGGAGAAACTGAAAAACCCGGAGTTCATTGCCCAACTGACGGCCCTCAAAGCGGACCTCCAGGTGGTGGTGGCCTTCCGTATGCTGCCGGAAATTGTCTGGAACATGCCGCCTGAAGGCACTATCAATGTGCATGCTTCGCTGCTGCCCAACTACCGCGGCGCCGCACCTATCAACTGGGCGATCATCAACGGAGAAAAAGAATCCGGCGTGACCACCTTCAAACTGCAACATGAAATTGATACCGGTGATATTTTACTGGCAGACAAGGTAGTGATCCGCGATGATGAAACAGCCGGAGAGCTGCATGATGAACTGATGCATACCGGTGCCCGCCTGCTGCTGAAAACAGTGCAGTCCATTGCCGCCGGTACCGCCAAGGAAACGCCGCAGGCCAACATCGCGGCCGCTGATATCAAACACGCGCCTAAAATATTCAAGGAAACGTGCCAGATCAACTGGCAGGACCCGCTGGATAAAATATACAATCTTGTGAGGGGCCTCAGTCCCTATCCTGCCGCATGGACCACCATCCAGGATAAAAGCATGAAGATATACAAGGCGCACAAAGAAGCGGGAAAACCGTCCGTTGCTCCCGGTGAATTCGACACAGACCAGAAAACATATGTGCGGATCGCGGCGCCGGACGGATACCTCTATCTCGATGAAGTGCAGCTGGAAGGCAAGAAACGCATGGATATCTCCGCTTTCCTGCGGGGGTACCGGTTTTGA
- a CDS encoding exo-beta-N-acetylmuramidase NamZ domain-containing protein — MNRLLIICTLLCGLLTSAQAQYASHVIPGAAQTNQYLPLLKNKRVALLVNQTATIGTTHLVDTLLKLQVHISKIFSPEHGFRGQADAGEKVGNSTDKNTGLPVVSLYGQHRKATAADLQDVDVLIFDVQDVGARFYTYISSLQELMESAAENNKPIIVLDRPNPNGDYVDGPVLDTAFRSFVGMQPIPIVHGMTVGEYAQMLNGEGWLSKGVKCKLTVVPCENYTHHTYYSLPVAPSPNLPDMAAVNLYTSLCFFEGTPISLGRGTDKPFQLFGSPLFPKKGFSFTPRSVAGAKNPPLKDQLCYGFDLSRSPEASPAKGRKIALKWLLQAYALYPQKDKFFNAFFNKLAGNAQLQQQIKSGVSEADIRRSWEPGLRQFKAIRAKYLLYEE; from the coding sequence ATGAACCGTCTATTAATCATCTGCACGCTTTTATGCGGCCTGCTGACATCTGCGCAGGCACAGTATGCCTCCCATGTTATACCGGGAGCCGCACAAACCAACCAGTACCTGCCACTGCTGAAAAACAAACGGGTGGCCCTGCTGGTGAACCAGACCGCCACTATTGGCACTACACACCTGGTAGACACCCTGCTGAAACTGCAGGTGCATATCTCTAAAATCTTCAGTCCAGAACACGGTTTCCGCGGACAAGCCGATGCCGGCGAAAAAGTAGGCAACAGCACCGATAAAAACACCGGGCTGCCGGTCGTATCACTATATGGCCAGCACCGTAAAGCCACTGCTGCGGATTTGCAGGACGTGGACGTGCTCATCTTCGACGTGCAGGACGTAGGCGCCCGCTTTTATACGTACATCTCTTCCCTGCAGGAACTGATGGAATCTGCCGCAGAAAACAACAAACCCATCATTGTGCTGGACAGGCCTAACCCCAATGGCGATTATGTAGACGGACCTGTACTGGACACCGCCTTCCGCTCTTTTGTAGGCATGCAGCCCATTCCAATCGTACACGGCATGACCGTAGGCGAATACGCTCAAATGCTTAATGGCGAAGGCTGGCTGAGCAAAGGCGTTAAATGCAAACTGACCGTCGTCCCCTGCGAAAATTACACCCATCACACGTATTACAGTCTGCCGGTAGCACCTTCCCCCAATCTGCCTGATATGGCCGCTGTGAACCTGTACACTTCGCTCTGTTTCTTTGAAGGCACGCCCATCAGCCTGGGACGTGGCACAGACAAGCCTTTCCAGCTGTTTGGCTCACCCCTGTTCCCAAAGAAAGGATTTTCCTTTACGCCCCGCAGTGTGGCAGGCGCCAAAAATCCACCGCTGAAGGACCAGCTGTGCTACGGATTTGACCTGAGCAGGTCACCGGAAGCATCTCCTGCGAAAGGCCGTAAAATAGCGCTCAAATGGCTGTTACAGGCATATGCGCTGTATCCTCAGAAAGATAAATTCTTCAATGCCTTCTTCAATAAACTGGCGGGCAATGCACAATTACAACAGCAGATCAAAAGCGGCGTATCAGAAGCCGACATCCGCAGGAGCTGGGAACCCGGACTGCGGCAGTTCAAAGCCATACGCGCAAAATACCTGCTGTACGAGGAATAA
- a CDS encoding NAD(P)(+) transhydrogenase (Re/Si-specific) subunit beta, with translation MGLSVLSIIYLIGSVTFILGLKMLSKPDTARKGNLVAAAGMALAIVGTIFLYKSEGKHLHNYGWIAAGLLIGTVIGVMAAKKVKMTAMPEMVSMFNGMGGACAALISIVEFDHLLHPDFTVNVDISGDGDALGRAIGEIWAAASRAMDHDLRGHLLIILLGLIIGAVSFAGSVIAWGKLNGRIKDFAFKGQHIVNLVVMAVVLLGAVVLIWTVNGRVEAAAEHSLLSFQLLFYLVLACALIYGILFVLPIGGADMPVVISLLNSFTGVAAACGGFLYNNPVMLTGGILVGSAGTILTILMCQAMNRSLKNVLIGSFGGGAAAAAAGGGEQGSYKEISLSDAAVVMAYASKVMIVPGYGLAVAQAQHACHELEKLLEDKGVEVKYAIHPVAGRMPGHMNVLLAEADVPYEKLLEMEDANAEMPTTDAVLVLGANDVVNPAAKSDPASPIYGMPILEVENAKLVIVNKRSMKPGYAGIENELFFQPKTSMLFGDAKQVLQQLVAEIKQV, from the coding sequence ATGGGACTCAGTGTACTATCCATCATCTACCTGATCGGCTCTGTTACGTTTATCCTTGGCCTGAAAATGCTCAGCAAACCGGATACCGCCCGCAAGGGCAATCTGGTGGCGGCAGCCGGTATGGCGCTCGCTATTGTGGGCACTATCTTCCTCTATAAATCTGAAGGGAAACACCTGCATAATTACGGCTGGATAGCGGCCGGTCTCCTGATAGGCACCGTTATCGGTGTGATGGCCGCCAAAAAAGTGAAGATGACGGCCATGCCCGAAATGGTGAGCATGTTCAACGGTATGGGAGGCGCCTGCGCGGCCCTGATATCCATTGTGGAGTTTGATCATCTGTTGCATCCCGATTTTACGGTAAATGTGGACATCTCTGGCGACGGCGATGCCCTGGGACGCGCGATAGGTGAGATATGGGCGGCAGCTTCACGGGCAATGGACCACGATTTACGCGGGCATCTGCTGATCATTCTGCTCGGCCTCATCATTGGCGCCGTTTCTTTTGCCGGCAGCGTAATAGCCTGGGGAAAACTGAACGGCCGTATCAAGGATTTTGCTTTTAAAGGGCAGCATATCGTGAACCTCGTGGTGATGGCCGTGGTGCTGCTGGGCGCCGTGGTGTTGATCTGGACTGTCAACGGACGCGTGGAAGCGGCGGCAGAACATTCCCTGCTCAGTTTTCAGTTGTTGTTTTACCTGGTGCTGGCCTGTGCGCTCATATACGGTATCCTCTTCGTATTGCCGATAGGCGGTGCCGACATGCCGGTGGTAATATCACTGCTCAATTCCTTTACGGGCGTAGCTGCCGCGTGCGGCGGTTTCCTTTACAACAATCCGGTGATGCTCACCGGTGGCATCCTGGTGGGATCTGCGGGCACTATCCTGACCATTCTTATGTGCCAGGCGATGAACCGCTCCCTGAAAAATGTGCTGATCGGTTCTTTTGGCGGCGGTGCCGCCGCTGCGGCGGCAGGTGGCGGGGAACAGGGCAGCTACAAGGAAATCAGCCTGTCGGATGCGGCCGTGGTAATGGCTTATGCCAGCAAAGTGATGATCGTACCAGGTTACGGCCTGGCTGTGGCACAGGCGCAACATGCCTGTCATGAACTGGAAAAACTGCTGGAAGATAAAGGGGTGGAAGTGAAATATGCGATCCATCCGGTGGCGGGACGTATGCCCGGTCATATGAACGTGTTGCTGGCGGAGGCGGACGTGCCCTACGAGAAACTGCTGGAGATGGAAGACGCCAACGCGGAAATGCCTACTACTGATGCTGTTCTGGTACTGGGGGCCAATGATGTGGTGAACCCCGCCGCTAAAAGCGATCCTGCCAGTCCCATTTACGGAATGCCTATTCTGGAAGTGGAAAATGCCAAACTGGTGATCGTGAATAAACGTAGTATGAAGCCTGGTTACGCGGGCATCGAAAATGAGTTGTTTTTTCAACCAAAAACATCCATGCTGTTTGGTGATGCCAAGCAGGTATTGCAGCAGCTGGTGGCAGAAATCAAACAAGTGTAA
- a CDS encoding peptidylprolyl isomerase yields the protein MQAVKNGDTVKVHYQGRLTDGTMFDSSEGRAPLEFKVGAHMVIKGFENGVLDMTPGEKKTIHIPVDQAYGPKNDEMIMEFPKANIPPDLNPEVGMELQMSNPEGHVFQVRVAAVGSEFITLDANHPLAGQDLVFDLELVEIV from the coding sequence ATGCAAGCTGTTAAAAACGGGGATACTGTGAAGGTGCACTATCAGGGCCGTTTGACTGACGGGACCATGTTTGATTCCTCAGAGGGCAGAGCTCCGCTGGAATTCAAAGTAGGCGCCCACATGGTGATCAAAGGCTTTGAGAATGGTGTACTGGATATGACGCCGGGAGAGAAGAAAACCATCCATATCCCTGTTGATCAGGCATATGGTCCGAAGAATGATGAAATGATCATGGAATTCCCTAAAGCAAATATTCCTCCTGATCTGAACCCGGAAGTGGGCATGGAACTGCAGATGAGCAATCCTGAAGGCCATGTGTTCCAGGTGAGAGTAGCTGCTGTAGGTTCTGAATTTATCACCCTGGACGCTAACCATCCGCTGGCTGGTCAGGACCTGGTGTTTGATCTGGAACTCGTGGAAATCGTATAA